A window of Synechococcus sp. WH 8109 genomic DNA:
GCAGTGGCCGGGCCCTGGGGTGGCGCTGCTGGAACTCGGGCCAGGCATCAAAAGGAACCAAGGGCAAAGCCAGGCGAGACGCCAGCATCGCGAGGAAGCGATCCGCCACCCCCGGGCGCAAGGGGTGGTGCACCAGCACAGCATCCCGGCGATCAGACGACGGAAGTGCTGAGAGCACAGCGTTCCACCACCTGGTCCAAGAGCCCAGGAAGGGCAGCAAACGCACACTGGCTCCGGATCGATGAAGCCTGTTGCGAATAGCTGGCACATCCGTGCGGGCGTGCGCCCCAGGCAGCAGCAGCAAGGGAACAACCCAAGAGGATTGGGGAAGCGCCGACACAGGTTGTTCAGCCGTCAGCACCTCCAACTGCACGGGCGCCGAGCGCCGCTGAGCCAGAAGGTCTGGCAAAGAGGCCAAACACTCAGGAACAACACCGCCACTGCGGCCATGCACCACCAGATGCAACCCATACCGCCCCTCATCGGAAGCGTCATTCCGTAGCAATGGCCACGGATCGATGACCGCACCGGCTGATGTCATCAGGTTGTTGTGAACGTTAGATGAGTCATGGCGCCCCGCCGTCGTTTTGATCGTGCCCCATTGGACAGCCGCTCCTACCGAGAGCCGCTGGACGGACGGATTGAGCGGTACGACTTCCGAAACGACCGGGACGACGTCCGGGACGACGTCCGGGACGACCGATACAGCCGGGGATACGAGCCCAGTGAGGCCCGTTACGACCGGTACGACCGGTACGACCGAAGCTTCGACCGCCCCGCCGGACCCTCCGAGCTCGACCGAGACTTCGCTGCGATGAAGCGGGTTTGGCAGATGCTCCGTGCCGGAGCGGTGCGCATGGTTGGCGAAATTGGACGCCAATACTGAGGCCGAAGCAGGTTGCCTTTTACGGCCTCGCGGGAACCGTCAGATGTAGCCGGTTTTACAAATCGGACAGAACAAGACCCTGGAGTTGATCAACACCAAAAGTGTTCTCTTTGTTACGGACCAGGGCTGCCTTCGCAGTGTTTATTCAGTCAACCCAACGCTCCCCTTCGTTTTGAAGCGTTGCCGGTCTTCGGGCCATCTCGATTGATTCGCGCCTCGTCTTTGAGCAATTAATCCGCCCAATCGTTAATCGACTTATGACCATTAGCTCTCCCTCCAGGCCCTACCTGGATGGCAAGAAGCTCAACAAGATCGAGCAGAACAAGGCGGCCAAAGATGGCCTGTTGGTCGGCAGCGAAATCGAAAAATTCGCCGAGCTCGGCTGGGAGCAGGTGGATGGAACCGACCTTCAGTTGCGTTTGAAGTGGTACGGCATGTTCTGGCGTCCGAAAACGCCAGGCAAATTCATGCTGCGCCTGCGGGTGCCCAATGGCGTGCTGACGGCCGATCAGCTGCGGGTGGTTGGCTCCATCGTTGAGCGCTACGGCGAAAACGGCAGCTGCGACATCACCACCCGTCAGAACCTGCAACTGCGCGGCGTGCTGCTGGGCGACCTGCCGGAAATCCTCAAACGGCTGAAGGAAGCCGGCCTCAGCACGATCCAATCCGGCTTCGACAACCCCCGCAACGTCACCGGCAACCCCATCGCCGGCATTGATCCCAACGAGATCGTCGACACGCGGCCCTACACCACCGAGCTGCAGAACTTCCTCACCAACAACTGCCAGGGCAACCCGGAGTATTCGAACCTGCCCCGCAAGTGGAACACCGCCGTTGCTGGCGCGAAAGACAACTTCCTGCTCCACAACGACATTGTTTTCCACCCCGTGGAACGGGATGGGGTGATGGGATTTGGCGTCTGGATCGGCGGTGTTCTGTCATCGCAAATGAACGCCTATGCCGTTCCCCTTAACGCCTGGGTGAAGCCAGACGAAATCTGCAAGATGACTGACGCCGTGATCCGGCTCTGGCGTGACAACGGTGAGCGCGACAAGCGCCCTAAAGGCCGCTTCCGCCTCTACCTGGATCAAGTGGGCCACGACGTGTTCCGCAGCCAGGTGGAAGAACTCTTCGGTCCGTTGACCCCCGACCCGGGCTCTGTTTTCAACACCACGCCACGCTCCCACTACGGCTTCCATCCCCAGAAACAGGAGGGGCTCTCCTACGCCGGACTGCACGTTCCGGTGGGTCGCCTAACCGCCCAGGATCTGCAGGATCTCGCAACCGCCAGCCTCAACTATGGCAGCGGCGAGGTGCGTCTTACCGAAGATCAAAACATCATTCTCGTTGGCCTTCCCAACGACAAGCTCGACGCCCTGAAGGCAGACGCCCTGGTGCAACGCTTCCCGCTTGAGCCCGGTCACATCTCTGCAGGAACGGTGTCCTGCACCGGCAACACCTACTGCGGTTTCGCCCTCACCAACACCAAGGACCAAGCCCTGGAAGCGGCCAAGGAACTGGATCAGGAGCTCAATCTTCCTGATGAGCTGAAGATCCACTGGACCGGCTGCCCCAACACTTGCGGCCAGGCCTACATGGGTGCCATCGGCCTCACCGGCACCAAAGCCAAAAACAGTGAAGGCGTGATGGGAGAGGGCTACACGATGACCATCGGTGGGTCCCAAGGAGCCAACCCAAGCATCGGCGAAATCCACCGCAAAGCGATCCCTGCCGATGAGATCAAGGCCGCTCTCAAAGAGGTGTTGATCGAAAAGTTCGGGGCCACCCCTAAGGCCTG
This region includes:
- a CDS encoding ferredoxin--nitrite reductase, whose translation is MTISSPSRPYLDGKKLNKIEQNKAAKDGLLVGSEIEKFAELGWEQVDGTDLQLRLKWYGMFWRPKTPGKFMLRLRVPNGVLTADQLRVVGSIVERYGENGSCDITTRQNLQLRGVLLGDLPEILKRLKEAGLSTIQSGFDNPRNVTGNPIAGIDPNEIVDTRPYTTELQNFLTNNCQGNPEYSNLPRKWNTAVAGAKDNFLLHNDIVFHPVERDGVMGFGVWIGGVLSSQMNAYAVPLNAWVKPDEICKMTDAVIRLWRDNGERDKRPKGRFRLYLDQVGHDVFRSQVEELFGPLTPDPGSVFNTTPRSHYGFHPQKQEGLSYAGLHVPVGRLTAQDLQDLATASLNYGSGEVRLTEDQNIILVGLPNDKLDALKADALVQRFPLEPGHISAGTVSCTGNTYCGFALTNTKDQALEAAKELDQELNLPDELKIHWTGCPNTCGQAYMGAIGLTGTKAKNSEGVMGEGYTMTIGGSQGANPSIGEIHRKAIPADEIKAALKEVLIEKFGATPKA